In Kwoniella pini CBS 10737 chromosome 4, complete sequence, one DNA window encodes the following:
- a CDS encoding mitochondrial 54S ribosomal protein uL10m yields the protein MPPRPSSAIRALSANRFASTSTIPSSSIPIISSATASTSSIPLSITSSSSSELTNVNRIYTTRKTFLWNYYTHLIERSNLIIIFEHSNLTSSEWSKIRNSIKSIPLPNKPFDFNSKNPELIEKANLNVIRTGVLNSLLFKKQSPLILSKENENIIKGQRALLTCKNLSPIYLKQILNKINISLKSLKRDLNSNSNENEKKQPNLKIISILLEGKKILNNEIELNEFLKNTPELDLLRGQLIGILQSPTRQLNGILNQAAGGQLVRTLKGLENDLKGENSKGDEKSN from the coding sequence ATGCCTCCTcgaccttcttcagctatACGAGCACTAAGTGCAAATCGATTCGCAAGTACATCTactataccttcttcatcaattccaataatATCATCCGCAAcagcttcaacatcttcaattccattatcaattacttcttcttcttcttcagaattAACAAATGTAAATAGAATATATACAACAAGAAAAACATTTTTATGGAATTATTATACACatttaattgaaagatcaaatttaattataatttttgaacattcaaatttaactTCATCAGAATGGtcaaaaattagaaattcaataaaatcaattccattacctaataaaccttttgattttaattcaaaaaatcctgaattaattgaaaaagcaaatttaaatgtaaTTAGAACAGGAgttttaaattctttattatttaaaaaacaatcacctttaattttatctaaagaaaatgaaaatataataaaagGTCAAAGAGCTTTATTAACTTGTAAAAATTTATCAccaatttatttaaaacaaattttaaataaaataaacatttcattaaaatcattaaaaagagatttaaattcaaattcaaatgaaaatgaaaaaaaacaaccaaatttaaaaataatttcaattttattagaaggtaaaaaaattttaaataatgaaattgaattaaatgaatttttaaaaaatacacctgaattagatttacTTCGTGGACAAttaattggaattttaCAATCTCCAACTAGACAATTAAATGGTATTTTAAATCAAGCTGCTGGTGGACAATTAGTAAGAACTTTAAAAGGtttagaaaatgatttaaaaggtgaaaattcCAAAGGAGATGAGAAGAGTAATTAA